A genome region from Longimicrobium sp. includes the following:
- a CDS encoding LytTR family DNA-binding domain-containing protein gives MSGAGPAVRVLVADDDPYARASVRAFLTAEPGVQLVGEAEDGGQALEAIAREDPDVVFLDVDMPGLDGFGVLEALGGVARLPIVVFCTAHEHYALRAFDVHALDYLVKPFGRDRFRQAFQRARAAVEERGEELRGEQVQALLEQLREEQKGLERLLTGPAWLERVMVKTRDRALLLPADEIDWVEAEGNYVRLHAGKESYLVRWKIGALEERLDPGKFARVHRSTIVNLDRVKELRPWFAGDYLILMKDGTELKLSRGYRSKLEERLGSTG, from the coding sequence GTGAGCGGGGCGGGCCCGGCGGTGCGCGTGCTGGTGGCCGACGACGACCCGTACGCGCGCGCCTCGGTGCGCGCCTTCCTCACCGCCGAGCCCGGCGTGCAGCTGGTGGGCGAGGCCGAGGACGGCGGCCAGGCGCTGGAGGCCATCGCCCGCGAAGACCCCGACGTCGTCTTCCTGGACGTCGACATGCCGGGGCTCGACGGCTTCGGCGTGCTGGAGGCGCTGGGCGGCGTGGCCAGGCTCCCGATCGTCGTCTTCTGCACCGCGCACGAGCACTACGCGCTGCGCGCCTTCGACGTGCACGCGCTGGACTACCTGGTGAAGCCGTTCGGCCGCGACCGCTTCCGCCAGGCGTTCCAGCGCGCCCGCGCGGCGGTCGAGGAGCGCGGCGAGGAGCTGCGCGGCGAGCAGGTGCAGGCGCTGCTGGAGCAGCTGCGCGAGGAGCAGAAGGGGCTGGAGCGGCTGCTCACCGGCCCCGCGTGGCTGGAGCGCGTGATGGTGAAGACGCGCGACCGGGCGCTCCTGCTGCCGGCCGACGAGATCGACTGGGTGGAGGCCGAGGGGAACTACGTGCGCCTGCACGCCGGGAAGGAGTCGTACCTGGTGCGCTGGAAGATCGGCGCGCTGGAGGAGCGGCTGGACCCGGGGAAGTTCGCCCGCGTGCACCGCTCGACGATCGTGAACCTGGACCGGGTGAAGGAGCTGCGCCCCTGGTTCGCGGGCGACTACCTGATCCTGATGAAGGACGGCACCGAGCTCAAGCTCTCGCGCGGCTACCGCTCGAAGCTGGAGGAGCGCCTGGGCTCCACCGGCTGA